Proteins encoded by one window of Candidatus Nitrosocosmicus hydrocola:
- a CDS encoding SRPBCC family protein: MTTINKSMDIAAPLSEVFTYFARPEHMADQFPENMGLNVIPLEVKNGFGVGTIFRISGDFDGKKLEWDCETIDYIPHKKIVAKMIEGPFKHWQITVDFDELEEKKTRTAITVEYDMPMGPLGGLIDKVKLKKIAERGMENGLYRVKALLEGTGSIPVYITLEAYRKVLKEKESRKCSVSEAIVAIINQNQSATATTPA; the protein is encoded by the coding sequence ATGACTACCATTAACAAGAGTATGGATATTGCTGCACCATTGAGCGAGGTTTTTACTTATTTTGCTAGGCCAGAACATATGGCAGATCAATTTCCAGAAAATATGGGTCTAAATGTAATTCCATTGGAAGTAAAAAACGGATTTGGGGTAGGTACGATCTTCAGAATAAGTGGAGATTTTGACGGTAAAAAACTAGAATGGGATTGTGAAACTATTGACTATATTCCACACAAGAAAATAGTAGCTAAAATGATTGAAGGACCTTTCAAACACTGGCAAATCACTGTCGACTTTGATGAATTAGAAGAAAAAAAGACTAGAACTGCTATCACAGTAGAATATGACATGCCAATGGGTCCATTAGGAGGTTTGATAGACAAGGTAAAACTAAAGAAAATAGCCGAGAGAGGAATGGAAAACGGTTTGTATCGTGTTAAAGCCCTATTAGAGGGAACCGGGTCAATCCCAGTGTATATCACTTTAGAAGCCTATCGAAAAGTTTTGAAAGAAAAAGAGAGTCGAAAGTGTTCAGTTTCTGAGGCGATTGTTGCCATCATAAATCAAAACCAGAGCGCAACTGCCACTACTCCGGCTTAA
- a CDS encoding iron-containing alcohol dehydrogenase produces MWKILIPKKIAYGENAAKEFDYPENALIITTTESKIYEKWTEYMGIKNYTIYDKVTPDPAIETIESIKNEFEGKNISCYIGLGGGSSMDVCKYLSKLTGVPKILIPTTFGTGAEMTTYAVISFDHKKKLLQDEAFLADAAIVDPYFLPGTPFNIMRNSACDAAAQASEGFDSKLGNPLTKLFCKEAFDILEDAIINDKPDLLPYGAMLSGIGFGNSSTTLGHALSYVFSNEGVPHGYSLSSCTTVAHKFNDSQYTERFKKICQKLKFEPLKLKQPLDEAADVIMPDRGHLDNNPKEVSKQDIIKCLDEIVNSNPLA; encoded by the coding sequence GTGTGGAAGATTTTAATTCCAAAGAAAATAGCATATGGGGAAAATGCAGCGAAGGAATTTGACTATCCTGAAAATGCATTGATTATAACAACTACTGAAAGTAAGATTTATGAAAAATGGACAGAGTATATGGGTATAAAAAATTATACAATTTATGATAAGGTTACACCTGATCCCGCAATCGAAACCATTGAATCTATTAAAAATGAGTTCGAAGGAAAGAATATCTCTTGTTATATTGGATTGGGGGGAGGCAGCTCTATGGACGTCTGCAAATATCTGAGCAAGTTAACCGGCGTTCCAAAGATCTTGATTCCGACAACTTTTGGAACTGGTGCAGAGATGACAACATATGCCGTGATAAGTTTCGATCATAAGAAAAAGCTATTACAAGACGAAGCATTTTTGGCTGATGCTGCTATAGTTGATCCTTATTTCTTACCTGGAACACCATTTAATATTATGCGTAATTCTGCCTGCGACGCTGCCGCACAAGCCTCAGAGGGATTTGACAGCAAACTCGGAAACCCTTTAACCAAATTATTCTGCAAAGAAGCCTTTGACATATTAGAAGACGCTATTATCAACGATAAACCCGATCTTTTGCCTTATGGAGCTATGCTTTCAGGCATAGGCTTTGGCAATTCATCGACTACATTGGGCCATGCACTTTCTTATGTTTTTTCTAACGAAGGAGTTCCACATGGTTATTCGTTGTCCTCATGCACAACTGTAGCTCACAAGTTTAATGACTCTCAATATACGGAGAGATTCAAAAAAATATGTCAAAAACTGAAATTTGAGCCTCTAAAACTCAAACAGCCACTAGATGAAGCTGCTGATGTTATCATGCCTGATAGGGGACATCTTGACAATAATCCAAAAGAAGTTTCGAAACAAGACATTATAAAATGCTTGGATGAGATTGTAAACAGCAATCCACTTGCATAA
- a CDS encoding adenylate/guanylate cyclase domain-containing protein — protein MDVDLEEVSEVIKKINDKKEQENDSRLISKSNVNDLSVFHVDALIDIQKIISASQSSMWKALRSDPIFTAPFEETQEILSGYNYDKIKLIILNIDIVGSTKLSMNLPIERVSKIIQTFTQEMTKIIRLYGGYVLKYIGDAIIGFFNVSSEHLYTLCINAINCARTMIKVINQGFNPVFGQYDYPELGVRIGIDYGENVIVKYYPHVDKIDDLSVYDYKTLQKSSDLISAKKPVYDILGYTISIASKMTTHARVNHIIVGQLIYDILSAEEQEYFSLVDINPENWNYISDETGSIYKLYLNRA, from the coding sequence TTGGATGTCGATTTAGAAGAAGTCTCAGAAGTCATCAAAAAAATTAACGATAAAAAAGAACAGGAAAATGACAGCAGACTAATAAGTAAATCCAACGTAAATGATCTTTCTGTTTTCCATGTTGATGCACTAATCGATATCCAAAAAATAATTTCTGCTTCGCAATCAAGCATGTGGAAGGCACTACGGTCAGACCCAATTTTTACCGCCCCGTTTGAGGAAACCCAAGAGATTCTAAGTGGATATAACTACGATAAAATCAAATTAATAATCTTAAATATAGACATTGTAGGCTCTACCAAACTCTCAATGAATCTTCCCATAGAAAGGGTTTCAAAAATTATACAGACGTTTACTCAAGAAATGACAAAAATTATTCGTCTGTATGGCGGATATGTGTTAAAATACATTGGCGATGCAATTATTGGTTTTTTCAATGTTAGTTCCGAGCATTTGTACACGTTGTGCATCAATGCTATTAATTGTGCTCGCACGATGATAAAGGTAATCAATCAAGGATTCAACCCTGTTTTTGGGCAGTATGACTATCCGGAGCTAGGAGTCAGGATCGGCATAGACTATGGAGAAAATGTAATTGTAAAGTATTATCCCCATGTTGACAAAATAGATGACTTGTCAGTATATGACTATAAAACCCTCCAAAAAAGTAGCGATTTGATTTCAGCAAAAAAGCCAGTTTATGACATATTGGGATATACCATCAGCATCGCTTCGAAGATGACAACTCATGCACGGGTCAATCACATAATTGTGGGACAGCTAATCTATGATATTCTATCTGCAGAGGAACAGGAATACTTTTCTCTTGTAGATATCAATCCTGAAAACTGGAATTATATCAGTGACGAAACTGGATCCATCTACAAATTATATCTAAATAGAGCATAA
- a CDS encoding GTP-dependent dephospho-CoA kinase family protein, with amino-acid sequence MILDPTKSDLLKEPFGTLVKDTEVSIELITEKLKKAPKVIAVGDTTTEKLVGFGFVPDISVTDCKEKRVIKTSKFEYPVDKTIHLQNKPGELSEQVVLEVRKLIMANAYDIKIRMLIDGEEDLVALPFLMYSPNDWVICYGQPNEGLVIVRVSEESKKKAVLIFNKVFI; translated from the coding sequence ATGATACTAGATCCAACTAAATCAGACCTTTTAAAAGAACCATTTGGGACATTGGTAAAGGATACCGAGGTTTCTATCGAACTGATAACAGAAAAATTGAAAAAGGCTCCAAAGGTAATAGCAGTTGGAGATACAACTACAGAAAAGTTGGTTGGGTTTGGTTTTGTTCCCGATATTTCAGTTACGGACTGTAAAGAAAAGAGGGTGATCAAGACCTCAAAATTTGAGTATCCTGTAGACAAAACAATACACCTACAAAATAAACCTGGAGAATTATCAGAGCAGGTAGTTTTGGAGGTAAGAAAATTGATTATGGCAAATGCATATGATATCAAGATTCGTATGCTTATAGATGGCGAAGAGGATCTTGTTGCCCTTCCGTTTTTGATGTATTCCCCAAATGATTGGGTGATTTGCTATGGTCAACCAAACGAGGGCTTGGTTATTGTAAGGGTCTCTGAAGAATCAAAGAAAAAAGCCGTATTAATATTTAATAAAGTGTTCATTTAA
- a CDS encoding Mrp/NBP35 family ATP-binding protein, with translation MVTVDKVISALKNVKDPELHKDIVSMGMIKDISINEDKLAFTLELTTPACPFNSEIEQDVRNTISNLGIKDLDLKVTARVMEGRTITMDQILPGVKNILAVASGKGGVGKTTVSVNLAIALAKTGAKVGILDADVYGPSVPLMLGLKEVPEVLEGKIQPPITENVKVMSMGFFYEQSQQAGIYRGPIIAGIVKQFITDVNWGELDYLIIDLPPGTGDAPLTMAQTIPITGILIVTTPQEVAMNVAVKSIGMFNKLNIPIIGVIENMSYLKCHNCSEKIHIFGQGGGLKISEQFKVPFIGEIPLTSQIMKGSDTGTSVIISDPNSEYAQAFYKISKITAGRISVIASELMDQEKAQEQAQEK, from the coding sequence ATGGTTACCGTGGATAAAGTCATCAGTGCTTTGAAAAATGTGAAGGATCCAGAGTTACATAAGGATATAGTATCTATGGGGATGATTAAAGATATTTCAATTAACGAAGATAAACTTGCTTTTACCTTGGAATTAACTACTCCTGCATGTCCATTTAATAGTGAAATTGAGCAGGATGTCAGAAATACCATTTCAAATTTGGGTATAAAGGACTTGGATCTAAAGGTGACGGCTCGTGTAATGGAGGGTCGAACAATAACCATGGACCAAATTCTTCCAGGGGTTAAGAATATCTTGGCTGTAGCCAGTGGGAAAGGTGGTGTTGGGAAAACTACTGTTTCGGTAAACTTGGCTATTGCTCTTGCAAAAACTGGAGCTAAGGTTGGTATTTTAGATGCGGATGTATACGGACCCAGTGTGCCATTGATGCTTGGTCTTAAAGAGGTTCCTGAGGTCCTTGAAGGCAAAATTCAACCGCCTATTACTGAAAATGTCAAGGTAATGTCTATGGGCTTTTTTTATGAACAATCACAACAAGCCGGTATTTACCGTGGACCTATTATCGCAGGAATTGTCAAACAATTTATCACAGATGTGAATTGGGGTGAACTTGACTATTTGATTATTGACCTTCCACCAGGCACAGGGGATGCTCCTCTTACTATGGCTCAAACCATTCCGATCACTGGAATCTTAATCGTTACTACTCCACAAGAAGTAGCTATGAACGTAGCTGTCAAGTCAATTGGTATGTTTAACAAATTAAATATTCCAATTATAGGTGTTATCGAAAACATGAGTTACTTAAAGTGTCATAATTGTAGTGAAAAAATTCACATTTTCGGTCAAGGAGGTGGCCTAAAGATAAGCGAGCAATTTAAGGTACCATTTATTGGAGAAATTCCTCTTACATCCCAAATTATGAAAGGCAGCGATACCGGCACTTCAGTTATTATCTCTGATCCAAACTCAGAATATGCTCAAGCCTTTTATAAAATCTCAAAGATTACTGCAGGAAGAATTAGTGTTATAGCCTCAGAACTAATGGATCAAGAAAAGGCTCAAGAACAAGCCCAAGAAAAATAA
- a CDS encoding DNA-directed RNA polymerase, whose protein sequence is MFAIAHMSDVVRIPPSKLTNSLKLTAIGILKEKYESMVSADLGYVILIIDAETNAVGKVIAGDGATYHKVNFTALTFYPKLHEVVEGEVVEITDFGAFVRIGPTDALLHLSQITDDYLKSDVKQGLILSNQSEKTLRISSKIRARITAISLGKSASMGKIGITCRQPFLGALEWVEKEIRRAQGGNNTGGDEGAGISGDKKSSADPKAGKKDKR, encoded by the coding sequence ATGTTTGCTATAGCACATATGTCCGATGTAGTAAGAATTCCCCCTAGTAAGCTAACTAATTCCCTAAAGTTAACAGCTATTGGAATATTAAAAGAAAAATACGAAAGCATGGTTAGCGCCGATCTGGGATACGTCATTTTAATAATTGATGCTGAGACTAACGCTGTAGGAAAGGTTATTGCGGGCGATGGTGCAACATATCACAAGGTTAATTTCACAGCGCTTACATTTTATCCAAAACTTCACGAGGTCGTTGAGGGTGAAGTTGTTGAAATTACTGATTTTGGTGCATTTGTTAGAATAGGTCCTACTGATGCACTTTTGCACTTATCTCAAATTACAGATGATTATCTAAAAAGTGATGTAAAACAGGGTTTGATATTGTCAAATCAATCTGAAAAGACTTTGCGTATTAGCTCCAAGATTAGAGCAAGAATTACTGCCATAAGCTTAGGCAAGAGTGCATCCATGGGTAAGATTGGTATAACATGCAGACAGCCATTTTTGGGTGCATTGGAGTGGGTAGAGAAGGAAATACGACGTGCACAGGGTGGTAATAACACTGGAGGCGACGAAGGCGCTGGTATTTCAGGAGACAAGAAAAGTTCTGCAGACCCCAAGGCAGGAAAAAAAGACAAAAGATAA
- the spt4 gene encoding transcription elongation factor subunit Spt4, with product MVKEVACKKCKALTTGKMCPVCKSTELSKDWFGIMLVLKPEKSKVAATLEIKVPHKYALKVT from the coding sequence TTGGTAAAAGAAGTTGCATGCAAGAAATGTAAAGCCCTGACAACAGGTAAGATGTGTCCGGTTTGCAAATCTACAGAACTCTCAAAGGACTGGTTTGGAATAATGTTGGTACTAAAACCTGAAAAATCAAAAGTTGCAGCAACTTTAGAAATTAAAGTTCCACACAAATATGCTCTAAAGGTTACCTAA
- the nadC gene encoding carboxylating nicotinate-nucleotide diphosphorylase codes for MKNFNNIYNFDNLKENFFFNSELELRTILSNFLNEDIGTGDITSNLLIPKEKTSSGTIVCKHEDIDRTIIASGLAEAKMIFEICGCKATQMVEDGSVVSKGTEVMSVSGSARSILKAERTALNIVMRMSGISTKTRQFVEKLGDLSQVVRIASTRKTAPGLRYFDKKAVVLGGGISHRKRMDQLILIKDNHIAIVGSVKKAIELAKSVYGEKRKIECEVVNLDGIVEAISSGADIVMLDNFTSDMVRYSLEKIREYGLREKAVIEISGGVNYDNIYDYASSRPDVISIGSLTHSVKSIDYSLEILN; via the coding sequence TTGAAAAATTTCAATAATATTTATAATTTTGATAATTTAAAGGAAAATTTTTTTTTTAACTCGGAACTAGAGTTAAGAACCATTTTATCCAATTTTTTGAACGAGGATATTGGAACAGGTGACATTACCAGTAATTTATTGATTCCAAAAGAAAAAACATCTTCTGGAACAATCGTTTGTAAACATGAAGACATTGATAGAACAATAATAGCTAGTGGCCTTGCGGAAGCAAAGATGATTTTTGAAATTTGTGGTTGCAAAGCAACACAAATGGTAGAAGACGGCTCAGTAGTTTCAAAAGGTACAGAGGTAATGTCAGTAAGTGGATCAGCTAGGTCTATTTTGAAGGCTGAAAGAACTGCACTCAACATAGTTATGCGTATGAGCGGTATTTCTACTAAAACCCGACAGTTTGTAGAGAAGCTTGGTGACTTGTCGCAAGTGGTCCGTATAGCATCAACCCGAAAAACAGCACCTGGTTTAAGATACTTTGATAAAAAGGCAGTAGTCCTTGGTGGTGGGATTTCACATAGAAAAAGAATGGATCAATTAATACTAATAAAAGATAACCATATTGCTATAGTTGGGTCAGTGAAAAAGGCAATTGAATTAGCAAAAAGCGTTTATGGAGAAAAGAGAAAAATCGAATGTGAAGTTGTGAATCTTGATGGTATTGTGGAAGCTATAAGTTCAGGCGCTGACATTGTAATGTTGGATAATTTTACTTCCGACATGGTTCGATATTCATTGGAGAAAATTAGAGAATATGGCCTACGAGAAAAAGCTGTCATTGAAATTTCTGGTGGCGTCAACTACGATAATATTTATGACTATGCTTCTTCTCGCCCTGATGTAATTTCTATAGGTTCACTAACCCATTCAGTTAAATCGATAGACTACAGTCTTGAGATTTTAAATTAA
- the nadA gene encoding quinolinate synthase NadA → MSVLNLDLTKEIQRLKKEKNAIILAHNYQISQVQDVADFVGDSLKLSRLAGETDASHIIFCGVHFMAETASIISPDKKVLIPDLEAGCSLASSINPNELLKWKNENPDAVVVSYVNTSAEIKALSDYCCTSSNAVKVVQSIPKKSTVLFLPDMFLGAYVAEMTKRKNIKIWPGECHVHAGITDKDINIMLNKYGNAEFMVHPECSCTSSTLYHVSKGDINRESKILSTEGMMNEARVSKNNQFLIATEVGILSRMRQENPSKEFIPIKSDAICKYMKKITIEKVYNSLVNDVYEVKVPESIAKKAIVPIERMLEIS, encoded by the coding sequence ATGTCAGTTCTGAATTTAGACCTTACAAAAGAAATTCAAAGACTAAAGAAAGAGAAGAATGCTATCATTTTAGCTCATAATTATCAAATTTCACAGGTTCAAGACGTTGCTGACTTTGTTGGGGACTCTCTTAAATTATCAAGATTAGCCGGAGAGACAGATGCTTCACACATAATTTTTTGTGGAGTTCATTTCATGGCTGAAACTGCTTCAATAATTAGTCCTGACAAAAAAGTACTTATCCCAGATTTGGAAGCTGGATGCTCTCTTGCTTCTTCCATAAATCCTAATGAACTTTTGAAATGGAAAAATGAAAATCCTGACGCAGTAGTAGTTAGCTATGTAAATACATCTGCAGAGATAAAAGCTTTGTCAGATTATTGTTGCACTTCTTCTAACGCCGTCAAGGTGGTACAAAGCATACCTAAAAAAAGTACTGTACTGTTTTTACCAGACATGTTTTTAGGAGCTTATGTTGCTGAGATGACCAAAAGAAAAAATATCAAAATTTGGCCCGGTGAATGTCATGTGCACGCCGGTATAACTGATAAAGATATCAACATTATGCTCAACAAGTATGGAAATGCCGAATTCATGGTACACCCTGAATGTAGCTGTACCTCTTCTACACTCTACCATGTTTCAAAGGGCGACATTAACAGAGAAAGCAAAATACTATCCACTGAAGGTATGATGAATGAGGCAAGGGTGTCGAAAAACAATCAATTTCTGATTGCAACTGAGGTTGGAATATTATCCCGCATGCGTCAGGAAAACCCATCCAAAGAATTTATTCCTATAAAGAGTGATGCAATTTGCAAGTATATGAAAAAAATCACTATCGAAAAAGTGTACAATTCTTTGGTTAATGACGTCTACGAGGTAAAGGTACCCGAAAGTATTGCAAAAAAGGCGATCGTACCTATAGAGAGAATGCTTGAGATTTCGTAA
- a CDS encoding 30S ribosomal protein S30e, with product MPTHGSLTKAGKVRGQTPKIQARERTSPSSKVRNKNNFVKRFEKRIQPGQKKPERMHRR from the coding sequence ATGCCGACTCACGGATCGTTAACAAAAGCCGGAAAAGTTAGAGGACAAACCCCTAAGATTCAGGCAAGAGAAAGAACTAGCCCGTCTTCAAAGGTTAGAAATAAGAATAATTTTGTAAAAAGATTTGAAAAAAGGATTCAGCCTGGTCAGAAAAAGCCTGAAAGAATGCACAGACGATAG
- a CDS encoding 50S ribosomal protein L15e, producing the protein MYSHIAETWKSMLKTRSPELKNKAYQWRREPTLNRIDHPSRLDRARALGYKAKQGIVVVRARVGRGGMRKQRPVSGRRPKHIGVVHIKQKISMKRVAERRVNEKYINLKVMGSYLVYQDGMYSWFEVILVDPSHPSISKDKEMRSRINFN; encoded by the coding sequence ATGTATAGCCATATTGCGGAAACATGGAAGTCAATGTTGAAAACGAGGTCTCCAGAGTTAAAGAATAAAGCATATCAATGGAGAAGAGAACCCACGTTAAATAGAATAGATCATCCTAGTCGTTTAGATAGAGCAAGAGCATTGGGATACAAGGCTAAACAAGGTATTGTTGTGGTTAGAGCCCGAGTAGGAAGAGGAGGAATGAGAAAACAACGCCCAGTATCTGGAAGAAGGCCTAAACACATTGGTGTTGTTCATATAAAGCAAAAAATAAGCATGAAGAGAGTAGCCGAAAGACGTGTTAATGAGAAATATATTAACCTGAAAGTCATGGGTTCCTATTTAGTTTACCAAGATGGTATGTATTCATGGTTTGAAGTAATCTTGGTTGATCCAAGTCATCCATCGATATCAAAAGATAAAGAAATGCGAAGTAGAATAAACTTTAATTAA
- a CDS encoding formyltetrahydrofolate deformylase, with product MTKSEGGGGEGAENELKPEREENENTTSNISKSTRPKTFVEVTIVGKDKEGIVADTTNYIFKQGGNIEKINQNVVKGLFGMHLEASFPAIDKVRMKSELDTLGNELKMEVKVHFHEENKVKNVAILVSKEDHCLLKILNSHIAGEIKCNISLIIGSDEKLKTVAESFEIPFFYVTHMEQSEAEREILKLIEKFDIDLIVLARYMRILTPNFVWRYPNRIINIHPSLLPAFPGAFAYVQAYERGAKIIGCTAHFVTEDLDQGPIIIQESFKVLQEDTLETIKVKGQLAEAFALFEAVKLFLEDKLEVNWGKVSFK from the coding sequence ATGACAAAGAGCGAGGGAGGAGGAGGAGAAGGAGCAGAGAATGAACTGAAACCAGAGAGAGAAGAGAATGAAAACACAACGAGCAACATTTCAAAATCAACAAGACCCAAAACCTTTGTGGAGGTAACAATAGTCGGCAAAGACAAGGAAGGAATAGTAGCTGATACCACAAACTACATTTTCAAGCAAGGTGGAAATATTGAAAAAATTAACCAAAATGTAGTAAAAGGGCTCTTTGGAATGCACCTTGAAGCTTCATTTCCAGCAATTGACAAAGTCAGGATGAAAAGCGAGCTAGATACTCTTGGAAATGAACTCAAAATGGAGGTCAAAGTTCATTTTCATGAAGAGAACAAAGTAAAAAACGTAGCAATACTAGTGAGTAAAGAAGATCATTGTCTTTTAAAAATATTAAATTCACATATCGCAGGCGAAATTAAATGCAATATTTCGCTAATCATTGGCTCTGATGAAAAACTCAAGACTGTTGCTGAGTCTTTCGAAATTCCATTTTTCTATGTTACCCATATGGAACAGAGTGAAGCTGAAAGAGAGATCCTGAAATTAATTGAAAAGTTCGACATTGATCTCATAGTCCTGGCAAGATACATGAGAATATTGACCCCAAATTTTGTTTGGCGTTATCCTAACAGAATAATAAATATACATCCTTCATTACTTCCAGCTTTTCCAGGTGCATTTGCTTATGTTCAGGCGTATGAAAGGGGTGCTAAAATTATAGGTTGTACGGCCCATTTTGTTACCGAGGATCTAGACCAAGGGCCAATCATTATTCAAGAGTCGTTTAAGGTATTGCAAGAAGACACACTTGAAACAATTAAGGTCAAGGGTCAGCTTGCAGAAGCTTTTGCCCTATTTGAAGCGGTAAAACTCTTTTTGGAAGACAAATTGGAAGTGAATTGGGGAAAAGTTAGTTTCAAATAG
- a CDS encoding creatininase family protein encodes MEIKFIGQSKFSSLVNGSNIDSAILPMGSTEQHGDHLPFSTDTLIAEHISSIISQKAKMILLPSIFYGVSYEHHPLFNISLDYNVLVDLISNISYSLSKQGIRRVFVINGHHGNLGLLQYVGQNLSSKYGIGSNFFYFINYWQMLDQKFDHAGEIETSLMLAINPDLVDMQLSKQGFDTKNERNEDLFKKGLNMSINNPGGFIKFTKNGIWGNPQKSSIEQGEEMLSQIIEKIFELVTDPRFG; translated from the coding sequence ATGGAGATTAAATTTATTGGTCAAAGCAAGTTTTCAAGCCTAGTTAATGGATCTAATATTGACTCGGCTATTTTACCAATGGGTTCTACCGAGCAACATGGCGACCATTTACCATTTTCGACAGACACCTTGATAGCAGAGCACATTTCTAGTATCATATCTCAAAAAGCAAAAATGATTCTTTTGCCCTCTATATTTTATGGGGTATCATATGAACATCATCCCTTGTTCAATATCTCATTAGACTACAATGTACTCGTGGACCTTATATCCAATATTTCCTATTCACTTTCAAAACAAGGAATAAGACGGGTTTTTGTAATTAACGGACACCATGGAAATTTAGGTTTATTGCAATATGTAGGTCAGAATTTATCCTCAAAATATGGTATAGGATCGAATTTCTTTTATTTCATTAATTATTGGCAAATGCTTGATCAAAAGTTTGACCACGCTGGAGAGATTGAGACTTCCCTTATGTTGGCAATAAATCCTGATCTGGTTGACATGCAGTTATCTAAACAAGGATTTGATACTAAAAATGAAAGAAATGAAGATTTGTTTAAAAAGGGATTGAACATGTCCATCAACAATCCTGGCGGGTTTATTAAATTTACAAAGAATGGGATATGGGGTAATCCACAAAAATCAAGTATAGAACAAGGAGAAGAAATGCTTTCTCAAATAATTGAAAAAATATTCGAATTAGTGACAGACCCAAGGTTCGGATAA
- a CDS encoding LSm family protein, which produces MSVDMAVKVLDESLGRDVLIKLKGGKVIRGNLQGFDQHMNLLLESSVEILQEGKTEEIGNIVVRGDNVVIISPPQFK; this is translated from the coding sequence ATGTCTGTAGATATGGCAGTTAAAGTCCTCGATGAAAGCCTCGGCAGGGATGTATTGATAAAATTAAAAGGTGGAAAGGTTATCAGAGGAAATTTACAAGGTTTCGATCAACATATGAATCTGTTATTAGAAAGCTCTGTGGAAATTTTACAAGAAGGTAAGACTGAGGAAATTGGCAATATCGTAGTAAGGGGAGATAATGTTGTTATCATATCTCCACCTCAGTTCAAATAA